GTGAATCGTGCAGTATTGCAGATTGTGAGGTAAGACAGACGCCGGCCGTTCGATTGGAAAAGGAACACTTTAATCTGAATATGAAAAGTGCGATTGAAAAAATTAAAAAGGGATGTGAAGCGGAGAGGTAAAAGTTTATAATATTGTGAATATTTTTTTCTAATCTAAATCTAAAATTAAAATTAAATGAATTTCTTATTGCGGCGAGGTAACATACGTTATTGTTTCTACTTATATTTTAGTTTATATATAATGAAAAGCAAAATACTTAAGAAAGAAATAATAGAAGTAATGTTCATATAAAAAAATCCGCCAATATTTTTTTTGCAGGACGGATTTTTCTATATGAATTATGTGTTGTCAGAACTCCAATACAAATTCCTCTTTCGGGATTCTTACTTTTTTCATCAGCCCAATCCAGTGTTTATCGGATTTTAAAGAAAAGAGGGCTGATAACCGCGCCATCGCATATCCTGATTTCTGCCTCCAATGAATTTAAGGATAAAACCAATTTTGTACACGAAATGTGGCAGACGGATTTTACCTACTTCAAAATTCTGGGCTGGGGCTGGTACTATCTTAGCACGGTAATTGATGATTTTAGTCGCTATACCGTCCACTGGGAACTTTGCCGAAATATGAAAGTGAACGATGTCCAAAGAACGATGGATACGGCAATAAAGAAGGCGAACCTGAGAAAGGGACAAACCCCGAAACTATTGTCGGACAACGGTTCCTGCTATGTTGCCGATGAACTGAAGAATTATCTTGAAGACAGGCACGCTATGAAGCAGATCCACGGAAAACCCGCACATCCCCAGACTCAAGGCAAGATTGAACGCTACCACCGGACGATGAAAAATGTGGTGAAACTGCACCATTACTACAGCCCGGAGGAACTGGAAAAGGCTTTGGAGGAGTTTGTGAACCGCTATAACAACGAGCGCTACCACGAATCCCTGCAGAATCTCACCCCGGCAGATGTCTACTTTGGAAGGGCAGATGAAGTCCTCAAAATAAGACAGCAGATAAAATCTGAAACTTTGAAAAGAAGAAAAAGAGAATATTACAAAACTAAACTAGTCCAAATATGATTTTTTTTCTTTAAAAGCAAAAAAAATGTTTTTATCGACTATATTTGAATACCGAAAACACTATCTAAGGAAAAGTCCACTTTCTTTTGAAGACGTACTGTAATCCTCCCCCAAAACCGCATCATTTAAAAATATAGTTTTTAAATTTGGAAGACTATGAAAAACAGTAAATTTTCAGAAGTTCAGATTATCAAGATTTTATCTGAGCAAAATCAAGGAAAGACAGTGAATGAGATCTGTCGGGAACACGTTATCAGCCAGCCCACATTTTATAAATGGAAGAGCAAATATGGCGGTTTGGATGTTCAGCAACTCTCCAAAATGAAAGAACTTGAAAAGGAACTTTCGCAATACAAAAAAATCGTAGTGGAACTTACGTTGGAAAATGTGGTGATGAAAGATGTAATTGCAAAAAAGCTGTAACACCTTCCGAGAAGCGAGAACTGGTTGTTTATTCCGTATCACAGCACGGAGTAAGCACTCGGAATGCGTGTAAACTTTTCATCATAAGCAGTTCGGTATTTTATTACAAAAAGAAGAAAAACAATGAAGGTGATAGAATCCGTGAGGAGCTGGTGTTGCTCGCAGAACAGCATCAGACTTGGGGATTTTGGACGATGCATCACCGTTTGAGAAACTTAGGCTTTGGGTGGAAATCGAAGATTCGACGTAGTCAATCACAAGCGGGTTTACAGGATTTACTAATCGATGAAACTGAATCTGAGAAGCAAGCGGAAGAAACGGCTTCCGGCAAGGGTAAAAGAACCTTTGCTTCGACCTATTTATCCCAATGTAACGTGGAGTATGGACTTTATGCACGACACTTTGGAGAATGGTAAAAGCGTGAGAAGCCTTAATATTATTGATGATTTTAACAGAGAGATTTTGAATATTACGATCGATACCAGTTTACCATCAGCAAAAGTAGTTTCCGAGCTGGAGCAACTGATCGACTGGCGTGGGAAACCGGAAAAAATAAGAGTTGACAATGGTCCAGAGTTTATTGCAGGAAAATTAAAAGGCTGGTGCAACGAAAATGAGATTATTCTTCATTATATTCAGCCTGGAAAACCTACGCAAAACTCTTTGGTGGAGAGATTCAACAGGACTTTTCGGACAGAATTTCTGGATGTTTATCTTTTTGAGAACATCAGGCAGACGAGAAATTACTCAGAAATATGGATGTGGATGTATAATAATGAGCGCCCTCACAAATCATTGCAATATCTCACACCAAGAGATTTTTTGTTGAAATATGGAAAACTCAAACAAACACAGGCATTAGAGTTTCCCACATTCCAACAAAATTTTAACAACCACAACAGTAAATTATTAACCAAAAACTCTACTTTTGAATATGCCTAAGATGGGTGAGATTACAGCTTTGCCGTAATAAGAACCTATTGTTGACTGATATTCATATTCATCCCAACTAAAATCTTTATAGCCGCTCGATATGCCTCCATAAACAACAGTTTCAGGTGAGCCAAATTTATTATCCATAACCACCCAGGCCAGTTCTTTATCTCGTCTTCTAAAATCTGTCCAGTTCAGTCCAAAACCAGTTCCCGGTTGAATTATAGCAAGCACCTTCGCTGATTTTTGATTAGACCAATACAATGCTTGATAAGTCGCAACTCCTTCTCCTCCAATAAAAATTAGACTAAATTTTTCTGGACCATGGCTGGCATCAAATTCTGCAAGCCTCTCATATACTGTCCAATGTGCGAATGGTTTTGCAAATTTCTCGTGAAATCTGCTATATCTATCTAAATTAAAATTTGGAGGTAAAGGTCTAGATGTAATTTCCTAGCGAAAGCAAAACAGAAAGCGTCGTTTTAAATGTAAAAACTGTGGCATTTATCTTACTTCGGATAATAAATATAGGAACGCTCCAAAGTTCAGTTACAGTCAAAATAAAGTATCAATATTTCTATATATCGGATATAAGGCAGTGTAATCTTCCCTTATCAATATAAAGTTATCGTTTTTTGAGATTAATTTATATAAGATTTGCAACAATCATTTTTTATTGATGTTTGGATAAATTATTTTTTTATTATTTGATTGATCATCTTAGCCCAAGGCATTCGACCTAACCTAATATAATCTATTGCATGAATTAAATAAGCTAAAAATAATCCATACGTGAGATCTTCTGCCATATGAACACCATAAAAATTTTCTCGATCTGGTAAAGAAAATAATGTTTCAATTCCATCATTTTTATCTTTATCAAAATAATATCCAGTAGCTAAATAGTTTGATTTACCGAAAATAATTAATTCAGGATTATATATTGATTTATCTAAATCTTTTGAAAACAATAATGTGTTAATTTCAGCAGCATTGGTAAGTCTATTACTTGTCTTTTCGTAAGCAACATATCTACTAATTATTGATGTGAAAATTGGATTTCTGTATTTGGGTAAAACATCGCATTGTATATCATTTTCAAACTCTGGCAAATGTGGATCTAGTTGAAAAATTCCAACATTTTCCCTCTTACTACCAAAATAATCCAAATTAATCTTTTTTGATTTGCCTAAGAATTCAATTACTAAATTTTCAACACCGCCCTTCCCTGCATTTTCCCGTTATAAATTCTATCAATATATTCAGGCAGCACTTCAAGACTTATTTCCTTGGCTAGATCATTAAGTTGCTGAGGTTTCCAATCTGTTCCCAAATTTTCCCAAACAGGAAGTCTTTTCTCCAAAGGAATTTCCACGCTGTCGATTCCGATTAATTGAATGCCTTTAAGAATAAAAGGGAAAACGGTTGTGTTAAGTTCTTCTCCGCCTACCATCCCGCAGGTTGTAACGACTCCTTCATAATGGAGACTCTTGATTAATGTCGCCAGAATATTTCCTCCCACAGTATCGATAGCCGCCGAAAAATGGGGTTTAAGTAAAGCCTTTCCGCTTTTATCTTCAAAATCCTGTCTTGAAATAACTTCAGTTGCGCCCAATGATTTCAAAAAAGGAACTGCTTCTTCTTTAGAGCTGATTGCCGCCACATGAAATCCCAATTTCGCTAAAATGGCAACCGCAAAAGAACCGACTCCGCCTGTAGATCCGCTTACTGCGACAATTCCTTTTTCAGGTGTGATTCCGTTGCGAAGCAATGCCTGCACCGAAAGGCCTGCCGTAAAACCAGCTGTTCCGTAGATCATTGCTTCTTTAACAGAAAGACCTTGTGGTAATTTAATAATCCAACTTTCAGGAACAACAATGTACTGTCTGAATCCTCCGTTGGTATTCATCCCTAAATCAAAGCCTGTTACCAAAACCTGATCTCCACTTTTCCAGAGTGAAGAAGAGGAAACTTCAACTGTTCCTGCGGCATCAACTCCAGGTGTATGGGGATATTTTCTCGTTACCCCTTTATTTCCTTTCGCAGATAATGCATCTTTGTAATTAAGCGAACTGTATTCTACTTTTATCAATACTTTTCCTTCAGGAATATCTTCAATTTGCTTTTCTACAATTTTTGAGCTGTACGTGCCATCTTCCTGCTCTGCTGTTTCTAAAGCCTGATATGTTTTTATCATAATAATTTTTTTGTATTAATTTAATAAACAGAAGAAGCTTCTTTCCCTTCAAACTTCAACTGACGGAAGCGATTGTTTTCACGAAGCAATTCGATATCATAGCCACTTTTTTCATTAAGATAAATTTTAATTTCTGCGTTTACAAGATTTCCGGACATCAGATGCCCAGCAAATTTTCTATCATCTGAAATAAAGTGAAAATGGAACGGAGAAAGATCAACATTACTTAATAAAGATGGGGTAAAATAACCCACCATTGTTCCTTTTATATTTTTTGCCTTGTACTGAGGTCTCACTTTCATTAATATCGCAAGCTCAGTCGTATCATCCGGAGAAACAGGATTTGCGCCTCCTACAGTAATTTCTGCCCAAGTTCCCTCAATTTTAATGGCATAAGGCAGATTTTGAGTAGTTAATAATTCCTGAACTTTACTTTGTAATTCTTCGAAACTTCCCGTGAAAGTTAAGTTTTTCACGACATCAGCTTTAAAATAAGTAAGCGAAGTAAATGGGGATTTCAGACTTTCTGACGCAACTTCTACTTTGCCATTGGGTGGAATTCTATAAATAATTCCATCCAGAGCAATAAGTTCTCCGTTGAGATGATTAAATGTTCCCAGTCCGAAATCTCCATGCGTTTTTAATTCCTTCACTGTGTGTGTTCCCTCATAAATTCCTCTGCGCATTGCATCAATCATAGAATAATGCCAAATTCTTTCTTCCTGAGATTTTTTTTGATTTTTAATAGGTTGTTGCGCAATTCCCGATATCCAGGTGAACAAAACCAAAAGAGACAAACTAAAAATTGTTTTTTTCATAATAATTGGGAATGATGTTATTTAGAATATTTGATAAAAACTTATTTCTTTTGATAATAATTATCCTTTCCCTCAATCCAGTCTTTTCTTGCCGGACTAAAAAAATCGATGTCAATCGTATCATCCTCCAAAGCTGTAAAACTGTGAGGAACATTCGGTGGAATAATCATTCCCTGCCCTGCTTTTACAATATATTCCTTGTCCAAAATATTCACTTTCACGCTTCCTTTGGTAATCAGAGAATACTGTTCGTTGGAGTACTGATGCGTCGGAACCACCGCTCCTTTTTTGTAGGTGAAATATCCGATAGTTCCCTGTTCGCCGGAAATCATTCCTCGTGTGAGAAGTTCGTTCACGGGTTTTGTCGGTAACTCTCTTAAGGTAAATGTCTGAACGTTCTGTGCAGAAACTGTTGCTGTAAAAAACAGGCTTGTGATGAATAATATAGTTTTCATTTTATAGATTGTTATTTAAAATTTTCTTCGCCGAATCTGATGCAATCACCAATCCGCCCGCAAGCATAATGATATCTTTGATGACCAGTCTTCCTGCGCCCGACAGATAAGGGAATCCGTGCTCAGAACTTCCCAAATCCGGTACATAGACTTCCGGTGTTGTAATGAGAAACGAAAGTGTGACCAGAGACATTCCAAAAGTGAGTAAACCACCTGCCAAACCTATTTTTGGAGACCAGATTCCCAGCAAAGTCAGTAAACCGATGGCAACAATTGCAGTTCCCAATCCGTACGCAAAAGTGTAAGTTCCGTTTTCTGCATTCCATTTGATGTTGCCCGGAATTACTTCGCCTTCTTTATTTTTGTGCGCTTTGTATTCGTCCGGATGATTATAGAAAAAACTCATCACCGGACTGTTTGCCACAAAGGGAACGATGCCATCTGCTTCGTATTGAAAAGCTTTCAAACCACCAATCCAAGCCACTACCACAAAAATTGAAATTCTTAAAAAGTTGATAAAGTGCCTTTGACTGTCAGCGATTATTCGAATTAAATTATTCATTTCATTTGATTTTAAATTTTAATTCTAAACACTTTAAAAGGTTTTTTAAACTGCGCTGCCCCATCGTGAAACCAAGGCATCAGCTGAATTTGAGAATTGGAAATGTATAAATATCCATCATCAGAAATACTGTAACTGTCAGGCCAAATCAGTTTTTCATCGTCTTTTACAATCGTTTGCATTTTCAAATCAGGCGTAATTTTTACAATTGAATTTTTCTCTAAATCTCCCAAGTATAGGTTTCCTTTTTTATCGAAAATCATCCCGTCTGTCGTTATGAATTTTCCTAAATCTTCTACACTTTTGTTTAAAACAGCATCAGTTGTTTTAAAATCTCTCAACAAATCAGTTTTAATTCTGTACAAACGGTTATCTGTAAGCGGTTTGTAGTATAGATATTGATTATCGGGAGTCAGCGCAATACCATCAGAATTTACTTTCAGCAAAGAACCGTCACCTTTTTTAAGCTCTGTTCCCAAAGGAGAAAAATGATAATTCGGATCAGATTTAACGGAAGCGGAATTGGCTAAAATCAATTTTGAATCGCCTGTATTAATATTTAAAACCACGATTCCTCCTGTATTTGAATTGCTTAAATAGGCAAAACCATTTTCATTATCCACCCGGATATCATTGATGTAAACATCTTCGTTTACCACATTTTCGGGAAATCTGTATATTTTCTCAATTTTATTAGTGGCTAAATTGATTTTAACAACTTTACTGCTGTGCTGGTACACTTTTCCAAGCCCAATTCCTGCTGCATCTACTACCCAAAGAAATCCTTTGTCATCGGTAACTACAGACTGTACGGTGACAAATTTGTTTTGTCCGTCTTCGCCTTTTTTGAAGTTGTTCCATTCTGCATCGGGATAAGGAATGGGTTTTCCATCTTTCACCTCAACCACAGAATAAGAATGCTTGTCCAGCCAATACGGATAATTCACAAAAACCCTGTTATCTTTTGCCACGGCAACACCCGTTAACTGATATGTGCTGTCCGAGAAAACCTCTTCCAACTGTGCATTTTTTTGTATTGAAATTTCATTCTCAAACTTTGTATTAGCCTGATTCGGAGATTTATTGCAGGCGGCTAGTGAAACTAATGCCATTGCCAATACTGCTATATTTTTAAAGTTCATTTTGATACTTTTAAATGATTGATTTTACAAAGTAACCACGATTTTACCAACTGTTCTGCCCGTTTCTTGTTCCAGATGTGCTTCTCTCATTTGTTCGAAAGGAAATATTTTGGAAACGTGAGGTTTAACGGCCCTTCTTTCCAATAAAGAAGCAATCTGTTTCATATCTTCACCGCTGGATTGTACGAGAATGAAATAGCCTTTTACGCCTTTGGATTGTGCTTTTGAAGTCACTTCTTCATTCAAACCTGTTGGGATACTGATGATAGAACCGCCTTCTTTGGTTACTTCAAGAGAATGGTCGATATTGTCTCCGCCAATCGTATCCAAAACAAAATCGAAAGTTCTTCCTGCCGACTTCCAGTCGAAACCGTGATAATCAATATGTGAATCTGCACCTAAACTCAATACAAAATCTTTATTTTTTGCGGAAGAAGTTCCCGCCACTTTTGCTCCCAAATGTTTGGCAATCTGCACTGCGATATGTCCCACTCCACCCGAAGCTGCGTGAACCAAAACGTTCTGCCCTTCCTGAATTTTAGCATTGTGTACCAAAGCCTGATACGCCGTAAGCGCTACCAAAGTGGAAGCTGCAGCGTCTTCGAAAGAGATATTTTGAGGTTTTAAAGCCAGTTGATTAGTCGGAGCTGCAACATATTCTGCATATGCTTTTCCGTGTCCTGGAAAGTTAACCATTCCGAAAACCTCATCGCCCACTTTAAAATCTGAACTTCTAGTTTCTTCCACAATTCCCGAAATATCCCAACCCAAAATCAATGGATTTTCTGTTTTTATTCTCCCATAAACTCCTTTTCCTGCACGGCTTTTTACATCTACCGGATTGATGCTGATGGCTTTTACTTTTACTAAAACTTCGCCCTCGTTAATGGTTGGTTTTGCTAATTCTACGTATTCTAAATTGTCTACGTTTCCGGCTTCTTTTAATACAATTGCTTTCATAATGTTGCTATTTTTTAATGTTATTTATTTGAATTATTTTATTTAAATCTTGAAATGAGTTTAATTTAGTTGTGGTTTTACATTAATTTTTAAGCTTATAAATCACCACAGGAAATTTCACTTTACTCTTTCCTTTTTGAAATGCCGCCAAACGGTTCAGTTGACCTGTCGGAATCCAGAGATATCCATCATCATCAATCCATAAAGCGTCTGCCCAAAGCAATCTTTTGTCTTTAATGACCAGACTTTCTTTTCCTTCTGGCGAGATTTTGATGATTTCACTTTTGTTAACATCGCTTACATAAATATTCCCATCTGTATCGATAGCCGTTCCTCCTGTTGATGGGGTTTTATAGAATAATTCCACTTTGGAAGCCAAATCTTTTTCGGATATATTTTCATCATTCAGATAGTGTGTTTCCACTCTCCAAAGCGGTCCGCTTGCAGGCTGGAAATACAGCCATTTTCCATCGGGAGAAATTTCCAATTGGTCTGCGTGGATTCTCACTTCATTTCCTTTCTCATCTTTCATTATTTTTCCTTCGGCTTTTATCGGTAAATTATCAGTTGTTGAAGAATGATTTTCCAAAACTCTCCTGCCTTTTCCTGTTGTTTTATCTAATATAATTAAAGCCGGTTCACCCGCATCTGTCAAATAAATCGTGTTTCCTGAAATTCTTAAATCATCGATAAAAGTCGAAGGTTTTGCAATTCCTGAAAGTGGAATTATCTGTTGAACCGT
The sequence above is a segment of the Chryseobacterium sp. MYb264 genome. Coding sequences within it:
- a CDS encoding DDE-type integrase/transposase/recombinase, with amino-acid sequence MWQTDFTYFKILGWGWYYLSTVIDDFSRYTVHWELCRNMKVNDVQRTMDTAIKKANLRKGQTPKLLSDNGSCYVADELKNYLEDRHAMKQIHGKPAHPQTQGKIERYHRTMKNVVKLHHYYSPEELEKALEEFVNRYNNERYHESLQNLTPADVYFGRADEVLKIRQQIKSETLKRRKREYYKTKLVQI
- a CDS encoding transposase, with the protein product MKNSKFSEVQIIKILSEQNQGKTVNEICREHVISQPTFYKWKSKYGGLDVQQLSKMKELEKELSQYKKIVVELTLENVVMKDVIAKKL
- a CDS encoding integrase core domain-containing protein gives rise to the protein MKLNLRSKRKKRLPARVKEPLLRPIYPNVTWSMDFMHDTLENGKSVRSLNIIDDFNREILNITIDTSLPSAKVVSELEQLIDWRGKPEKIRVDNGPEFIAGKLKGWCNENEIILHYIQPGKPTQNSLVERFNRTFRTEFLDVYLFENIRQTRNYSEIWMWMYNNERPHKSLQYLTPRDFLLKYGKLKQTQALEFPTFQQNFNNHNSKLLTKNSTFEYA
- a CDS encoding YhdH/YhfP family quinone oxidoreductase, which codes for MIKTYQALETAEQEDGTYSSKIVEKQIEDIPEGKVLIKVEYSSLNYKDALSAKGNKGVTRKYPHTPGVDAAGTVEVSSSSLWKSGDQVLVTGFDLGMNTNGGFRQYIVVPESWIIKLPQGLSVKEAMIYGTAGFTAGLSVQALLRNGITPEKGIVAVSGSTGGVGSFAVAILAKLGFHVAAISSKEEAVPFLKSLGATEVISRQDFEDKSGKALLKPHFSAAIDTVGGNILATLIKSLHYEGVVTTCGMVGGEELNTTVFPFILKGIQLIGIDSVEIPLEKRLPVWENLGTDWKPQQLNDLAKEISLEVLPEYIDRIYNGKMQGRAVLKI
- the budA gene encoding acetolactate decarboxylase, translated to MKKTIFSLSLLVLFTWISGIAQQPIKNQKKSQEERIWHYSMIDAMRRGIYEGTHTVKELKTHGDFGLGTFNHLNGELIALDGIIYRIPPNGKVEVASESLKSPFTSLTYFKADVVKNLTFTGSFEELQSKVQELLTTQNLPYAIKIEGTWAEITVGGANPVSPDDTTELAILMKVRPQYKAKNIKGTMVGYFTPSLLSNVDLSPFHFHFISDDRKFAGHLMSGNLVNAEIKIYLNEKSGYDIELLRENNRFRQLKFEGKEASSVY
- a CDS encoding cupin domain-containing protein, which produces MKTILFITSLFFTATVSAQNVQTFTLRELPTKPVNELLTRGMISGEQGTIGYFTYKKGAVVPTHQYSNEQYSLITKGSVKVNILDKEYIVKAGQGMIIPPNVPHSFTALEDDTIDIDFFSPARKDWIEGKDNYYQKK
- the rclC gene encoding reactive chlorine resistance membrane protein RclC: MNNLIRIIADSQRHFINFLRISIFVVVAWIGGLKAFQYEADGIVPFVANSPVMSFFYNHPDEYKAHKNKEGEVIPGNIKWNAENGTYTFAYGLGTAIVAIGLLTLLGIWSPKIGLAGGLLTFGMSLVTLSFLITTPEVYVPDLGSSEHGFPYLSGAGRLVIKDIIMLAGGLVIASDSAKKILNNNL
- a CDS encoding L-dopachrome tautomerase-related protein produces the protein MNFKNIAVLAMALVSLAACNKSPNQANTKFENEISIQKNAQLEEVFSDSTYQLTGVAVAKDNRVFVNYPYWLDKHSYSVVEVKDGKPIPYPDAEWNNFKKGEDGQNKFVTVQSVVTDDKGFLWVVDAAGIGLGKVYQHSSKVVKINLATNKIEKIYRFPENVVNEDVYINDIRVDNENGFAYLSNSNTGGIVVLNINTGDSKLILANSASVKSDPNYHFSPLGTELKKGDGSLLKVNSDGIALTPDNQYLYYKPLTDNRLYRIKTDLLRDFKTTDAVLNKSVEDLGKFITTDGMIFDKKGNLYLGDLEKNSIVKITPDLKMQTIVKDDEKLIWPDSYSISDDGYLYISNSQIQLMPWFHDGAAQFKKPFKVFRIKI
- a CDS encoding NADP-dependent oxidoreductase yields the protein MKAIVLKEAGNVDNLEYVELAKPTINEGEVLVKVKAISINPVDVKSRAGKGVYGRIKTENPLILGWDISGIVEETRSSDFKVGDEVFGMVNFPGHGKAYAEYVAAPTNQLALKPQNISFEDAAASTLVALTAYQALVHNAKIQEGQNVLVHAASGGVGHIAVQIAKHLGAKVAGTSSAKNKDFVLSLGADSHIDYHGFDWKSAGRTFDFVLDTIGGDNIDHSLEVTKEGGSIISIPTGLNEEVTSKAQSKGVKGYFILVQSSGEDMKQIASLLERRAVKPHVSKIFPFEQMREAHLEQETGRTVGKIVVTL
- a CDS encoding L-dopachrome tautomerase-related protein, whose product is MKTKFNLLTLFLFFGVANAQLEKAATSDIVWNGVTTSSDGRIFVNFPRIEGDKGMRIGEVLKNGKIIPYPNEDWNNWESGADMNEKFVRTNSLRLGPDGLLWIVDTGTPSMGKNPLSGNALKLVSIDIKTNTVQQIIPLSGIAKPSTFIDDLRISGNTIYLTDAGEPALIILDKTTGKGRRVLENHSSTTDNLPIKAEGKIMKDEKGNEVRIHADQLEISPDGKWLYFQPASGPLWRVETHYLNDENISEKDLASKVELFYKTPSTGGTAIDTDGNIYVSDVNKSEIIKISPEGKESLVIKDKRLLWADALWIDDDGYLWIPTGQLNRLAAFQKGKSKVKFPVVIYKLKN